The Pristiophorus japonicus isolate sPriJap1 chromosome 26, sPriJap1.hap1, whole genome shotgun sequence DNA segment gtgcaaaattaaagcacatggtattgggggtaatgtattgacatggatagaaaactggttggaagacaggaagcaaagagtaggaataaacgggtccttctcagaatggcaggcagtgactagtggggttcagtgctgggagcccaactatttacaatatacattaatgatttagacaaaagaattgaatgtaatatctccaagtttgcagatgacactaaactgggtggcggtgtgagctgtgatgaggatgctaagaggctgcagggtgacttggacaggttaggtgagtgggcaaatgcatggcagatgcagtataatgtagataaatgggaggttatccactttggtggcaaaaacacaaaggcagaatattatctgaatggtgacagattaggaaaaggggaggtgcaacgagacctggttgtcatggtacatcagtcattgaaagttggcatgcaggtacagcaggtggtgaagaaggcaaatggcatgttggccttcatagcgagaggatttgagtacaggggcagggaggtgttgctacaattgtacagggccttgctgaggccacatcttgaatattgtatacagttttggtctcctaatctgaggaaggacattcttgctattgagggagtgcagcgaaggttcaccagactgattcccgggatggcaggactgacatatgaagaaagactaggcttatattcactggaatttagaagaatgagaggggatctcatagaaacatataaaatgctgacaggattggacaggttagatgcaggaagaatgttcccaatgttgggaaagtccagaaccacgggtcacagtctaaggataaggggtaagccttttaggaccgatatgaggagaaacttcttcactcagaattgtgaacctgtggaattctgaaccacaaaaagttgttgaggccagttcgttagatatattcaaaagtgagttagatgtggcccttacggctaaagggatcaaggggcatggagagaaagcaggaatggggtactgaagttgcatgaccagccatgatcatattgaatgatggtgcaggcttaactcctgcacctactttctatgacagggagaggtcagtctgagccatgtcacacacacagtgaaaGGGAGAGGCCAGTGTCACACACAGAAGTGAAGCATTGGCAGGAACAGATGATGAATCAAGGCCATCAGCAGGTTAAAGTGCAATTGGTTAATCAGCAGTGCGCGAGCACTCCCCACCCACCGCATGATTGGTTCAATGACTTGTACACGTCACTGGGGTTAGTATGATGTGGTGTGTTCCTTGTATCAGTTAATTATTAATGGATTAACACTGGCTGAGACAGCCAGTCATGTGATATACAAGCCCACAACTGAAGCAAGAGCTATGAGTGAAGGTTTACAGATACTGGGTTCAACCGAATGCAATAACACGGGACACAGTCCAAAGCAGAAACAGCAGATTTCTTATTTCCCTCTTTATTTCATGTCACAATGAAATTGGTCATAAGGCACCAGATAGCATTATAAGAGATACATGTTCAGAACCtgtcattttctttttaaaaagatcATAAATTATATAATAAAATATATCGCTATATCATTAAATATACAAAACATTCCAAAAATCTTCAATAAATAATTTAAATATAATCTATATTGTGCAGTAAACAGCATAGAACATTGGTAGAAACACTTGGTAATAGTTGATTAAATAGAGTATTTTTAAAAAAGGTGTTTGCAAACACTCGGCCCCCAAGCTGTCGCCACGAGGCAATTCGAGTTTGTGCATGTTAGAAGTGATTCAGGGTTTTGCTACATCAGGCGAGAGTTGCGGACACCCTCCGTCAACCCAGGGCTCCAATCtgaccccccccacccagctcAGCATCCAGCTCCCAGAGCAGGGTCAAACTGAATCCACTTCACATTAATCCGCAAGAGAGTGAGTTTCAggaggaaatctcagcgggtcaggcagcgtctgtggagagagacagagtgaacgtCAACTCTCTCTCTGTCCACAGACTCTGTCCACAGACGCTGCCCTAACTCTGTctgtctccacagacgctgcctggccCGTTGAGATGTCCAGCATTGATATTTCagatcccagcatccgcagtatttggcttttgtagAGTTTCAGGAGGCTTGGCTCTAAAGgcagagggagcgagtgcgcgaggCAGACGTGGGGGGGTGCCAGAGTTCACGAGACAGTAAAAAGTTCCGAGAGTTCTTTCAGTCGTCAGACACCGAGATCCTGCTGAAGATGGGGAGACGCCGGGTGTGCTCAGAGTCCGGCGAGTCCGAGCCGCCACTCCCGCTGCTGCTGTAACCCTCCTGGTCGGACAGGGAGTCGGCGGAGGGGCTCCTGTCCGGGAACGGGAAGCCGGCCTGAGGAGCCAGcctgggctgctggctgggggtcccgtgCCGGGGACAGCTGCAGCAAGTCAGGCTCATGACACGGGCAAACTCCTGGCTGAAGGCAGAGCGCAGCAGGCCCCAGTCGGGCTGGCCGGAGCTGGGGCTGGAGCCACAGCCGGGCGGTGGGGAACGGGACAGCCGGCGGCTCCCACAGCCGGCCGGGTCCGACGAGAAGCCCGAGAAGCTGGCGCTCTGCTTGAGCCGCGGTCTGTCAGCACGGGGAGCCGGCAGGCCGGACACGGTCTCCTCCTCCTCGGGGTTGTGGATGAAGTGGCAGCGGGAGCCGTACGGGCAGAAGCCGCTGGTGTGGAAGGTCCGGCACAGCTCGGTCTTGTACTTCGGGTGGCGGCTCAGTAGCCGCAGCTCCCCCAGGCCGTGGGCGAACTGGCACTTGTCCCCGTAGCGGCAGAAGCCGTTCTCCTGGAAGGGCCGGCACAGCTCGGTCTTGTAGCGAGGGGAGGGCAGCTGCTGCTGGGCCGGTGGGAAGGGGTCCTCCAGCGAGTCACACTCGCTCAGGCAGCGGCTCAAGCCCAGCTCCAGGGGCATCCGCCAGCAGCTGTGGGGCAGGCCCGGGGCTCGCGGCTTGGGGCTACCCAGCGGCAGCAGGCTGGTGGAGTGTCTGCGGAAGCCCGCCGGTGGCTTCACTGCCCGGCTGTCCAAACTGGGGTTAAAGGCACTCAGGTCGTCGGGGTCCAGGAAACTCAActgtggaaagggagagagagagagagagagaggatcagtaACAGGTCACAACACAACACCGTCCCTGGCCCCCACCCCGGCTCACACGTCCCACCGCTCCTGGCCCCCACCAATGCCCCCGGCCCCCGGCTCACACGTCCCACCGCTCCTGGCCCCCACCAATGCCCCCGGCCCCCGGCTCACAGGTCCCACCGTCCCTGGCCCCCACCCCGGCTCACACGTCCCACCGCTCCTGGCCCCCACCAATGCCCCCGGCCCCCGGCTCACACGTCCCACCGCTCCTGGCCCCCACCAATGCCCCCGGCCCCCGGCTCACACGTCCCACCGCTCCTGGCCCCTACCAATGCCCCCACCCCGGCTCACACGTCACACCGCCCCCACCACCCCTGGCCCCCACCAATGCCTACAGCCCCCGGCCCCCACAGCCCCTGGCTCACACGTCACACCGCCCCCACTGCCCGCGGTAGCCAGCGCCCGCCTTGGACCCAACACTCGCTCACAGCCCTCGCCTCAGTCAAGTTTGTgcattgagtcccactccagggacccgagcacaaaaatccaggctgacagtccagtgcggtgctgagggagcgcctcactgtcggaggggcagtactgagggagccccgcactgtcggaggggcagtactgagggagcgccgcactgtcggaggggcagtactgagggagtgccgcactgtcggaggggcagtactgagggagcgccgcactgtcggaggggcagtactgagggagcaccgcactgtcggaggggcagtactgagggagtgctgcactgtcggaggggcagtactgagggagtgccgcactgtcggaggggcagtactgagggagcgccgcactgtcggaggggcagtactgagggagcgccgcactgtcggaggggcagtactgagggagcaccgcactgtcggaggggcagtactgagggagcgctgcactgtcggaggggcagtactgagggagggccgcactgtcggaggggcagtactgagggagccccgcactgtcggaggggcagtactgagggagtgccgcactgtcggaggggcagtactgagggagtgctgcactgtcggaggggcagtgtttcggatgagacgtgtGCGCTGTgacggggatgtaaaagatcccgcggccctTAAACCTGGAGCCAATATATCGGAGCGCGGGGCCCGGGCAATAGTCACCGCCCCGCCCGGGCTCTCGCTGGGCACAGCGGCCGGTTCCCCGGTGACTTACCCCGGACACGAGTTGACACAGCTGCTCCAGGCCGCTCATGGTGCGGGGTGTGCGGGCTCGGGCTGTCACTGAGGCCGGTGTGTGAGTGCGGTGCCGGGGAGCCGCGGTGTGACGGGCGGGGCCCGGGCTGCTGCCCTTATAGCTCGGCCCGGGGGCGGGCCGCTGACTCACGGAgcggggccgggccgggccggagtGAGTCAGCGCGGGGCGGGCccggggcacggggagagagaggccgCCGGGGGGCGGCAGTGGGCCGGGGCCGGGACCGGGGCCGGGGTGGGGGAGACCCACAGCCCGGGCCCCCCACAGCCCggggccgggacacacacacacctcGAGCCGGGCAGTGAGCAGCGAATCCCAGACAATAAATCCCAATCTCAGCAACTCAGTGTGGCCGGCCCGTGCccgctctgtgtgtgtcactctctgtctctgtatctctctgtctctgtgtatctgtgtgtgtgtatctctctctgtatctatgtgtgtgtgtgtcactctctgtctctatctctctctctgtgtatctctctctgtatctatgtgtgtgtatatctgtgcgtgtgtgtgtgtcgctctctgtctctctctgtatctgtgtgtgtgtgtgtgtgtgtgtcactctctatctctctctgtgtgtcgctctctatatctgtgtatctgtgtgtgtgtgtgtctctctctgtatctgtgtgtgtgtgtcactctctgtatctctctgtatctgtatctgtgtgtgtgtgtgtcactctatctctctctgtatctgtgtgtgtgtgtgtgtgtcactctctgtatctctctgtatctgtgtgtgtgtgtgtgtgtcactctctgtatctctctgtatctgtgtgtgtgtgtgtctctctgtatctgtgtgtgtgtgtgtgtgtgtgtgtcactctctgtatctctctatctgtatctgtgtgtgtgtgtgtcactctctatctctctctgtatctgtgtgtgtgtgtgtgtcgctctctgtatctgtatctgtgtctgtgtgtctctctctgtatctgtgtatgtgtatctgtgtgtgtgtgtcactctatctctgggtctgtgtgtctctctatctgtgtgtgtgtgtgtcactctctctctctgtatctgtgtatgtatgtgtatgtcactctctatctctctgtatctgtgtgtgtgtcgctctctgtctctctctgtatctgtgtgtgtgtcgctctctgtctctctctgtatctgtgtgtgtgtgtcactctctatctctctctgtatctgtgtgtgtgtgtcgctctctgtctctctctgtatctgtgtgtgtgtgtgtgtgtgtatctgtgtgcgtgtgttgctctctgtctctgtatctgtgtgtgtgtgtcactctgtctctctctgtatctgtgtgtatgtgtgtgtgtgtcactctctatctctctctgtatctgtgtgtatgtgtgtgtgtgtcgctctctgtctctgtatctgtgtgtgtgtatgtgtcgctctctgtctctctctgtatctgtgtgtgtgtgtgtgtgtgtcgctctctgtctctctctgtatctgtgtgtgtgtgtcgctctctgtctctgtatctatctgtgtgtgtgtatgtgtcgctctctgtctctctctctatctgtatgtgtgtgtgtgtcactctatctctctctgtatctgtgtatgtgtgtgtcactctgtctctctctgtatctgtgtctgtgtgtgtcactctctgtctctctctatctgtgtgtatctgtgtgtgtgtgtcgctctctgtctctctctgtatctgtctgtgtgtgtgtcactctctgtctctctctgtatctgtgtgtgtgtgtgtgtcgctctctgtctctctctgtatctgtgtgtgtgtgtgtcgctctctgtctctgtatctgtgtgtgtgtatgtgtcgctctctgtctctctctgtatctgtgtgtgtgtgtgtgtcactctctgtctctatctgtgtttgtgtgtgtgtcgctctctgtctctgtatctgtgtgtgtgtatgtgtcgctctctgtctcttctctgtatctgtgtgtgtgtgtgtgtcactctctatctctctctgtatctgtgtgtgtgtgtgtgtcactctctgtctctctctgtatctgtgtctgtgtgtgtcactctctgtctctctctatctgtgtatctgtgtgtgtgtgtcactctctgtctctctctatctgtgtgtgtcactctctgtatctgtgtgtgtgggtcactctctatctctctctgtatctgtgtgtgtgtgtgtttgtcgctctctgtctctctctgtatctgtgtgtgtgtgtgtcgctctctgtctctctctctctatctgtgtgtgtgtgtgtgtcactctctgtctctctctgtatctgtgtgtgtgtgtgtgtgtcactctctatctctctctgtatctgtgtgtgtgtgtgtcactctctgtctctctctgtatctgtgtgtatgtgtgtgtgtgtcgctctctgtctctctctgtatctgtgtgtatgtgtgtgtgtgtcactctctgtctctctctgtatctgtgtgtgtgtgtgtcgctctctgtctctctctgtatctgtgtgtgtgtcactctctgtctctctctgtatctgtgtgtatgtgtgtgtgtgtcactctctgtctctctctgtatctgtgtgtgtgtgtgtcgctctctgtctctctctgtatctgtgtgtgtgtcactctctgtctctctctctatctgtgtgtgtgtgtgtgtgtcactctctgtctctctctgtatctgtgtgtgtgtgtgtgtgtgtgtgtcgctctctgtctctctctctatatctgtgtgtgtgtgtgttgctctctatctctgtatctgtgtgtgtgtgtgtcgctctctgtatctgtgtgtgtgtcgctctctgtctgtatctgtgtgtgtgtcactctctgtctctgtatctgtgtgtgtgtgtgtgtgtgtcactctctgtctctctctgtatctgtgtgtgtgtgtgtcgctctctatctctgtatctgtgtgtgtgtgtgtcgctctctgtatatgtgtgtgtgtgtgtgtcactctctgtctctctgtatctgtgtgtgtgtgtgtgtgtgtcactctctgtctctctctgtatctgtgtgtgtgtgtcgctctctacctctgtatctg contains these protein-coding regions:
- the LOC139239250 gene encoding mRNA decay activator protein ZFP36L1-like, with the translated sequence MSGLEQLCQLVSGLSFLDPDDLSAFNPSLDSRAVKPPAGFRRHSTSLLPLGSPKPRAPGLPHSCWRMPLELGLSRCLSECDSLEDPFPPAQQQLPSPRYKTELCRPFQENGFCRYGDKCQFAHGLGELRLLSRHPKYKTELCRTFHTSGFCPYGSRCHFIHNPEEEETVSGLPAPRADRPRLKQSASFSGFSSDPAGCGSRRLSRSPPPGCGSSPSSGQPDWGLLRSAFSQEFARVMSLTCCSCPRHGTPSQQPRLAPQAGFPFPDRSPSADSLSDQEGYSSSGSGGSDSPDSEHTRRLPIFSRISVSDD